From the bacterium genome, one window contains:
- the ppk2 gene encoding polyphosphate kinase 2: MKRKDYEKALRSLQAELCTLQEWVKAKGLRVMVVFEGRDAAGKGGVIKAITERVSPRVFRVVALPAPSDREKTQLYMQRFLPHAPAAGEIVIFDRSWYNRAGIEYVLGFCTRAQHKRFLQVCPEFEHYIVDDGILLIKYWLEVSEAEQKRRFAARINDPVRQWKLSPTDLCSRSRWFEYSKARDLMLAATDTTFAPWHIVPSDDKRRARLNCISHLLSQIPYKKLPRPKVKLPKRATRHAYDDRASLRGRRFIDARY; encoded by the coding sequence ATGAAACGCAAGGATTACGAGAAGGCGTTGCGCAGCCTGCAGGCCGAGCTGTGCACGCTGCAGGAGTGGGTCAAGGCGAAGGGGCTGCGCGTCATGGTCGTCTTCGAGGGTCGCGATGCCGCCGGCAAGGGCGGCGTGATCAAGGCGATCACCGAGCGGGTCAGCCCGCGCGTGTTCCGCGTCGTGGCGCTGCCGGCGCCGTCGGACCGCGAGAAGACGCAGCTCTACATGCAGCGCTTCCTGCCGCACGCGCCGGCGGCGGGCGAGATCGTCATCTTCGACCGCAGTTGGTACAACCGCGCCGGCATCGAGTACGTCCTCGGCTTCTGCACCAGGGCGCAGCACAAGCGCTTCCTGCAGGTCTGCCCCGAGTTCGAGCACTACATCGTCGACGACGGCATCCTGCTGATCAAATACTGGCTCGAGGTGAGCGAGGCGGAGCAGAAGCGGCGTTTCGCGGCGCGCATCAACGACCCGGTGCGCCAGTGGAAGCTGAGCCCGACCGACCTCTGCTCGCGCAGCCGCTGGTTCGAGTACTCGAAGGCCCGCGACCTCATGCTCGCCGCCACCGACACCACCTTCGCGCCCTGGCACATCGTGCCGTCCGACGACAAGCGCCGCGCCCGCCTCAACTGCATCAGCCACCTGCTCAGCCAGATCCCGTACAAGAAGCTGCCCCGCCCCAAGGTGAAGCTGCCCAAGCGCGCCACGCGCCACGCCTACGACGACCGCGCCAGCCTGCGGGGGCGACGCTTCATCGACGCGCGTTACTGA
- a CDS encoding alpha/beta fold hydrolase: MTLTVPESLRVLVDRFDASAFDAAGTTPRLRLIVAGVGEWDALPRDGEVRLAEADTRRTADASLSADAATWQRIAADLRGGMDAYRAGRLVIRHNLNLGVGFLAATSGATGPERLRFGHVETASGRLSILTAGAGEPVILIHGLGATKGSFLPTVAALAPTFRTIALDLPGFGDSVKPLGAAYHPPFFARAVLDLMDACELQQAHLIGNSMGGRVALEVGLRHAHRVRRLALLAPSLAWKRERPWAPLLRLLRPELGLLQITPRWAVEAIVHRVIPVAGNNWVQAGVDEFLRSYLTARGRAAFYAAARQIYLEEPHGAKGFWTRLATLQAPALFVWGREDRLVPIAFAAHVRTHLPAARHLELDCGHVPQLERPAETHAAIAAFFSEGAAAGVSGRGTRR, from the coding sequence ATGACGCTGACCGTTCCGGAGAGCCTGCGGGTCCTCGTCGACCGCTTCGATGCGAGCGCGTTCGATGCGGCGGGGACGACGCCGCGCCTGCGCCTGATCGTCGCCGGCGTCGGAGAGTGGGATGCGCTGCCGCGCGACGGCGAGGTGCGTCTCGCCGAGGCCGATACGAGACGAACCGCCGATGCGAGTCTGAGCGCCGACGCGGCGACCTGGCAGCGCATCGCCGCCGATCTGCGCGGCGGCATGGACGCGTATCGCGCCGGGCGGCTGGTCATCCGGCACAATCTCAATCTCGGCGTCGGCTTCCTGGCGGCGACCAGCGGCGCCACTGGGCCCGAGCGGCTGCGATTTGGCCATGTCGAGACGGCCTCGGGCCGGCTCTCGATCCTCACCGCCGGAGCCGGTGAGCCGGTGATCCTCATCCATGGCCTCGGAGCGACCAAGGGGTCCTTCCTGCCGACCGTCGCGGCGCTGGCGCCGACCTTCCGGACGATCGCGCTCGACCTGCCCGGCTTCGGCGATTCGGTGAAGCCGCTGGGCGCCGCCTATCATCCTCCCTTCTTCGCCCGCGCCGTGCTCGACCTGATGGATGCCTGCGAGCTGCAACAGGCGCACCTGATCGGCAACAGCATGGGCGGGCGGGTCGCGCTGGAGGTCGGGCTGCGCCACGCCCACCGCGTGCGCCGCCTGGCACTGCTCGCACCGTCGTTGGCCTGGAAGCGCGAGCGGCCGTGGGCGCCGCTGCTGCGGCTGCTGCGACCCGAGCTCGGCCTGCTGCAGATCACGCCGCGCTGGGCCGTCGAGGCGATCGTCCACCGCGTCATTCCGGTCGCCGGCAACAACTGGGTGCAGGCCGGCGTGGACGAATTCCTGCGCTCGTATCTGACGGCGCGTGGGCGGGCCGCATTCTATGCGGCCGCGCGGCAGATCTACCTCGAGGAGCCGCACGGCGCGAAGGGCTTCTGGACCCGGCTCGCCACGCTGCAGGCGCCGGCGTTGTTCGTCTGGGGCAGGGAGGACAGGCTGGTGCCCATCGCCTTCGCGGCGCACGTGCGGACTCACCTCCCCGCCGCGCGCCACCTCGAGCTCGACTGCGGCCATGTGCCGCAGCTCGAACGTCCGGCGGAGAC
- a CDS encoding alpha/beta hydrolase family protein — MKPPPTWHPDVLVGSLSTMLRYVAQPVQNTLGDLDVYTGRPLEELFPSPRRLPRMTVRERWRLLGMVSEDLVFRSLHRPLEPKFRRRYLADYPEAHDVYARRLRPAGSERRPRLLYLHGYMQPETYTEELTLLASMALALNVEVIQMQFPYHGRRTPRTARFSGELFWTADLVRSFEALRQTLLDARTLLRLLLADDERPVGIAGLSLGGALALSLTCLERRFVFSIPLIAHMDLAALVADAPVLATMRRDLRSFGWDDQDFARFAAAIRWHTLRPKLPAERILLLAASADRFFAPRLVRDLRQRWGNPAIHWYPTSHMGFLPHLPDALARMRRFIDRLA; from the coding sequence ATGAAGCCACCCCCGACATGGCATCCCGACGTGCTGGTCGGCAGCCTGAGCACGATGCTGCGGTACGTCGCGCAGCCAGTGCAGAACACCCTGGGCGATCTCGACGTCTACACCGGGCGTCCGCTGGAGGAGCTCTTCCCGTCGCCGCGCCGGCTGCCGCGCATGACGGTGCGCGAGCGCTGGCGCCTGCTCGGCATGGTGAGCGAGGATCTGGTGTTCCGCTCCCTGCACCGGCCGCTCGAGCCCAAGTTCCGGCGCCGCTATCTCGCCGACTACCCCGAGGCGCACGACGTGTATGCGCGGCGCCTCCGTCCGGCGGGGAGCGAGCGGCGGCCGCGCCTGCTCTATCTGCACGGCTACATGCAACCCGAGACGTACACCGAGGAGCTGACGCTGCTGGCCAGCATGGCCCTGGCACTGAACGTCGAGGTCATCCAGATGCAGTTCCCCTACCATGGGCGGCGCACCCCGCGGACGGCGCGTTTCAGCGGCGAGCTCTTCTGGACCGCCGATCTGGTGCGGAGCTTCGAGGCTCTGCGCCAGACGCTGCTCGACGCGCGCACGTTGCTGCGCCTGCTCCTCGCGGACGATGAGCGGCCGGTGGGCATTGCGGGCCTGAGCCTGGGCGGCGCCCTCGCCCTGAGCCTCACCTGTCTCGAGCGGCGCTTCGTCTTCTCGATTCCGCTCATCGCGCACATGGATCTCGCCGCGTTGGTCGCCGACGCCCCGGTGCTGGCGACGATGCGGCGCGACCTGCGATCCTTCGGCTGGGACGACCAGGACTTCGCCAGGTTCGCCGCCGCCATCCGCTGGCACACCCTGCGGCCCAAGTTGCCGGCCGAACGCATCCTCCTCCTCGCCGCCTCCGCGGACCGCTTCTTCGCTCCCCGCCTCGTGCGGGACCTGCGGCAGCGGTGGGGCAACCCGGCGATCCACTGGTACCCCACCAGTCACATGGGTTTCCTGCCGCACCTGCCGGATGCGCTCGCCCGCATGCGGCGCTTCATCGATCGCCTCGCCTGA